Proteins from a genomic interval of Chanodichthys erythropterus isolate Z2021 chromosome 8, ASM2448905v1, whole genome shotgun sequence:
- the LOC137024857 gene encoding membrane-spanning 4-domains subfamily A member 4A-like isoform X1, with protein MVSRNNRSISDPERRMSQTVVPVNSSTLVIQFQPPTQTTAAGTGTNAPVPVYVQEVAGVSPLHGQILLKGHPKALGTVQIMIGLFTLLLGIMSTVHGSSFAIFGIPWYTLIYISAGSLCIAAENKLHSPSGLCLVKGSLGMNIISTITAGLSFIVISIDFLQGPMNTYCRDDYSCYDIEAKYKTLFFGISSVSLIFATLEFFISIYLSAFACKATCCCSTPQISGVSNNSMHHLSAENPPQYSELKNEC; from the exons ATGGTTAGCAGGAACAACAG GTCAATATCAGATCCAGAAAGAAGAATGTCTCAAACTGTCGTACCCGTGAACTCTTCGACGCTTGTCATCCAGTTTCAACCACCAACACAAACAACAGCAGCTGGAACTGGGACAAATGCTCCTGTGCCTGTTTATGTACAGGAGGTGGCGGGAGTTTCACCTCTTCATGGACAGATACTTCTAAAAGGCCATCCAAAAGCCCTTGGG ACTGTCCAGATAATGATTGGTCTGTTCACTCTCCTGCTGGGAATCATGTCTACAGTTCATGGATCCAGCTTTGCCATTTTTGGTATTCCTTGGTATACTCTCATC TACATTTCCGCAGGATCACTCTGCATTGCTGCAGAAAACAAACTGCATTCACCCTCCGGTTTGTGTTTG GTGAAAGGTTCTCTGGGAATGAACATTATTAGTACTATAACTGCAGGCCTTTCCTTTATCGTAATTTCAATAGATTTTCTCCAAGGGCCAATGAACACTTACTGCAGAGATGATTATTCTTGTTATGATATTGAAGCAAAGTATAAG ACTCTCTTCTTTGGAATCAGTAGTGTATCACTGATATTCGCCACCCTTGAGTTTTTCATCTCCATCTATCTGTCAGCATTTGCCTGTAAAGCCACCTGCTGCTGTTCTACTCCACAG ATATCGGGGGTCAGCAACAATTCAATGCATCACCTTTCTGCTGAAAATCCTCCACAATACAGTGAATTAAAGAATGAATGTTAA
- the LOC137024857 gene encoding membrane-spanning 4-domains subfamily A member 8-like isoform X2, whose translation MSQTVVPVNSSTLVIQFQPPTQTTAAGTGTNAPVPVYVQEVAGVSPLHGQILLKGHPKALGTVQIMIGLFTLLLGIMSTVHGSSFAIFGIPWYTLIYISAGSLCIAAENKLHSPSGLCLVKGSLGMNIISTITAGLSFIVISIDFLQGPMNTYCRDDYSCYDIEAKYKTLFFGISSVSLIFATLEFFISIYLSAFACKATCCCSTPQISGVSNNSMHHLSAENPPQYSELKNEC comes from the exons ATGTCTCAAACTGTCGTACCCGTGAACTCTTCGACGCTTGTCATCCAGTTTCAACCACCAACACAAACAACAGCAGCTGGAACTGGGACAAATGCTCCTGTGCCTGTTTATGTACAGGAGGTGGCGGGAGTTTCACCTCTTCATGGACAGATACTTCTAAAAGGCCATCCAAAAGCCCTTGGG ACTGTCCAGATAATGATTGGTCTGTTCACTCTCCTGCTGGGAATCATGTCTACAGTTCATGGATCCAGCTTTGCCATTTTTGGTATTCCTTGGTATACTCTCATC TACATTTCCGCAGGATCACTCTGCATTGCTGCAGAAAACAAACTGCATTCACCCTCCGGTTTGTGTTTG GTGAAAGGTTCTCTGGGAATGAACATTATTAGTACTATAACTGCAGGCCTTTCCTTTATCGTAATTTCAATAGATTTTCTCCAAGGGCCAATGAACACTTACTGCAGAGATGATTATTCTTGTTATGATATTGAAGCAAAGTATAAG ACTCTCTTCTTTGGAATCAGTAGTGTATCACTGATATTCGCCACCCTTGAGTTTTTCATCTCCATCTATCTGTCAGCATTTGCCTGTAAAGCCACCTGCTGCTGTTCTACTCCACAG ATATCGGGGGTCAGCAACAATTCAATGCATCACCTTTCTGCTGAAAATCCTCCACAATACAGTGAATTAAAGAATGAATGTTAA